Proteins encoded within one genomic window of Jiangella mangrovi:
- a CDS encoding MBL fold metallo-hydrolase: MLTQVAEGVLNHQSELLENNAVVVQGRAGVLLIDAGITGAEMACLANDLRELGQPVVAGFSTHADWDHVLWHPDLGDAPRYGTERCAAFMREVRSGVDWRARVTEGLPEEIADETPLDLYGIITALPAGTTRVPWDGPAVRIIEHDAHAPGHAALLVEESGVLAAGDMLSDVFVPMLDVSTADPIGDYLATLDLFEGVADGVAAVVPGHGSVGGAEEFRARIDLDRAYVEALRGGGGGDDPRIGPSVREGWEWVREIHTGQLQSLAQKG; the protein is encoded by the coding sequence GTGTTGACGCAGGTCGCGGAAGGCGTGCTGAACCACCAGAGCGAGTTGCTCGAGAACAATGCCGTGGTCGTGCAGGGCCGGGCCGGCGTGTTGCTCATCGACGCCGGCATCACGGGCGCCGAGATGGCGTGCCTGGCCAACGACCTTCGCGAGCTGGGCCAGCCCGTCGTGGCAGGCTTCTCGACGCACGCCGACTGGGACCACGTGCTCTGGCACCCCGACCTCGGCGACGCGCCCCGTTATGGCACCGAGCGCTGCGCGGCCTTCATGCGCGAGGTCCGGTCGGGTGTGGACTGGAGGGCCCGGGTCACCGAGGGGCTGCCGGAGGAGATCGCCGACGAGACACCGCTCGACCTGTACGGCATCATCACCGCCCTGCCGGCCGGCACCACGCGGGTTCCCTGGGACGGCCCCGCGGTCAGGATCATCGAGCACGACGCGCATGCCCCGGGCCACGCGGCACTGCTGGTCGAGGAGAGCGGGGTCCTCGCCGCCGGGGACATGCTCTCCGACGTCTTCGTCCCGATGCTCGACGTCAGCACCGCCGACCCGATCGGCGACTACCTCGCCACACTGGACCTGTTCGAGGGCGTGGCGGATGGCGTCGCCGCCGTCGTCCCGGGTCACGGGTCCGTCGGCGGAGCCGAGGAGTTCCGCGCCCGGATCGACCTCGACCGCGCCTACGTGGAGGCCCTGCGTGGCGGCGGCGGTGGCGACGACCCGCGGATCGGCCCATCGGTCAGGGAAGGCTGGGAATGGGTGCGCGAGATCCACACCGGGCAACTCCAGAGCCTCGCCCAGAAGGGTTGA
- a CDS encoding GNAT family N-acetyltransferase, with translation MSVPDGGEVTVRAASAADADAIAAVHVAGWRRAFAGVVDAGFLAELDVARRAAGWRRMLSEPAPRSTVLVAVRSGEVAGFCAAGASRDSDSVGSSIGSVGEVYAIYADPSQLGTGVGRALMTTALEFLRAEGFTRATLWTLEGNALGRAFYDRSGWVPDGARQEEQVGPDVLPEIRYARTLVG, from the coding sequence ATGTCGGTGCCCGACGGCGGTGAGGTGACGGTGCGCGCGGCGTCGGCGGCCGATGCCGACGCGATCGCCGCGGTGCACGTGGCCGGCTGGCGGCGGGCGTTCGCCGGCGTCGTCGACGCCGGGTTCCTGGCCGAGCTGGACGTGGCGCGGCGGGCGGCCGGGTGGCGGCGCATGCTGTCCGAGCCGGCGCCACGGTCGACGGTGCTGGTCGCGGTCCGGTCGGGGGAGGTGGCCGGATTCTGCGCCGCGGGTGCGTCGCGGGATTCGGATTCGGTCGGGTCTTCGATCGGTTCGGTGGGCGAGGTCTACGCGATCTATGCCGATCCGTCGCAGCTGGGGACCGGCGTGGGGCGGGCGCTGATGACGACGGCGCTGGAGTTCCTCCGGGCCGAGGGGTTCACCCGGGCGACGCTGTGGACGCTGGAGGGGAACGCCCTGGGGCGGGCGTTCTACGACCGGTCCGGCTGGGTCCCGGACGGCGCGCGCCAGGAGGAGCAGGTCGGCCCCGACGTCCTGCCCGAGATCCGCTACGCCCGGACGTTGGTGGGGTGA
- a CDS encoding DNA polymerase Y family protein: protein MSDETDPTTPVTSAPTAVLAANAVVACNEAARAEGVRRGMRRRDAQSRCPELRLVEHNPDRDARAFEPVVVAVEELRPGVAPLRPGLLAVYAPGRFYGGESSAGALIAEQLVRVGVWDCRIGIADDLFTAEQAARQAHPQDTVVVEAGGSAAFLRELPVSVIDDAEVAGLLRRLGLRTLGEFAQLDGSDVQARFGGYGAKVHRLARGEDDALLGARRPPPDLECQIRFEPPLDTAEAVGFSVRQTAERFVAQLAARGLVCTEVLIEAECDHEIASSRVWAHSRWFGASDLVDRVHWQLRGQLRNTMGVGKPVELVRFVPDTVEPTAAHAAGLWGGGTDERVERAVARVQGMLGHQAVTVPAVQGGRAPADRQAFVPWGERPVGLRPAELPWPGSLPPPAPARIYTEPRPVAVVDQRGKLVWVSERGVVSAPPTHFRTSDDGGNGGSPGWQPISAWAGPWPVDELWWENPASWVARFQIVGVDGRAWLMTCADDGWYIEAAYD from the coding sequence ATGAGTGACGAGACCGACCCCACCACACCGGTGACCAGCGCGCCCACTGCGGTGTTGGCGGCGAATGCCGTCGTCGCCTGTAATGAGGCGGCCCGGGCCGAGGGGGTCCGCCGGGGCATGCGCCGCCGCGACGCGCAGTCGCGCTGCCCCGAGCTCCGGCTCGTCGAGCACAATCCCGATCGCGATGCCCGGGCGTTCGAGCCGGTGGTGGTCGCGGTCGAGGAGCTGCGGCCGGGCGTCGCGCCGTTGCGGCCGGGGCTGCTGGCGGTGTACGCGCCGGGCCGGTTCTACGGCGGCGAGTCGTCGGCCGGGGCGCTGATCGCCGAACAGCTGGTCCGGGTCGGCGTGTGGGACTGCCGCATCGGCATCGCCGACGACCTCTTCACCGCCGAGCAGGCGGCCCGGCAGGCACACCCGCAGGACACCGTCGTCGTCGAGGCGGGCGGGTCGGCGGCGTTCCTGCGCGAGCTGCCGGTCAGCGTCATCGACGACGCCGAGGTGGCCGGCCTGCTGCGACGGCTGGGGCTGCGCACGCTCGGCGAGTTCGCGCAGCTCGACGGCAGCGACGTCCAGGCAAGGTTCGGCGGCTACGGCGCCAAGGTCCACCGGCTGGCCCGCGGCGAGGACGACGCCCTGCTGGGTGCTCGCCGGCCGCCGCCCGACCTCGAGTGCCAGATCCGGTTCGAGCCGCCGCTCGACACCGCCGAGGCCGTCGGCTTCAGCGTCCGCCAGACCGCCGAGCGGTTCGTCGCCCAGCTCGCCGCGCGTGGCCTGGTCTGCACCGAGGTGCTCATCGAGGCCGAGTGCGACCACGAGATCGCCTCGTCGCGGGTGTGGGCGCACTCGCGCTGGTTCGGCGCCTCCGACCTCGTCGACCGCGTCCACTGGCAGCTCCGGGGACAGCTGCGGAACACCATGGGGGTCGGCAAGCCGGTCGAGCTGGTCCGGTTCGTCCCCGACACCGTCGAGCCGACCGCCGCCCACGCCGCCGGGCTGTGGGGCGGCGGCACCGACGAGCGCGTCGAGCGGGCGGTCGCGCGGGTCCAGGGCATGCTCGGGCACCAGGCGGTCACCGTCCCGGCGGTGCAGGGCGGCCGCGCGCCGGCCGACCGGCAGGCGTTCGTCCCGTGGGGCGAGCGGCCGGTGGGGCTGCGCCCGGCCGAGCTGCCGTGGCCTGGCAGCCTTCCGCCGCCGGCGCCGGCCCGCATCTACACCGAGCCGCGCCCGGTCGCCGTCGTCGACCAGCGGGGGAAGCTCGTGTGGGTCAGCGAGCGCGGCGTCGTCAGCGCGCCTCCCACCCATTTCCGGACGAGCGACGACGGCGGCAACGGCGGCTCCCCCGGGTGGCAGCCCATCTCCGCGTGGGCCGGGCCGTGGCCGGTCGACGAGCTGTGGTGGGAGAACCCCGCCAGCTGGGTGGCCCGCTTCCAGATCGTCGGCGTCGACGGCCGCGCCTGGCTGATGACCTGCGCCGACGACGGCTGGTACATCGAGGCCGCCTATGACTGA